ATTCTGTCGATTTTCCCCGAAACGCGCCTTTCGAGACGCCGCTAGATGAAGGCGGCTCCTCAGGGCGAGCGGAAGATTTCCTTTTAGATTCAATAACAATACCGCTCGGGCTGAGGAGGCCCCGTCGTTCCAGGGGCCGTCTCGAAGCCCGCCCGCTGGGTTTATCGACAGCATTCTTTGTCAGAGGATAGCCCCTTGCTCTTTGAGCTCTCCCACCTGCTCCCAGGAGTAGTCAAGCGTCTCGGTGAGAATCATCTCGGTGTCCTGCCCCAGCTCCGGGCCGAGGCTGTTCACCACCCCTGGGGTCTTGCTGAGGCCGATGGGGAGTCCCCGGACTTTGACCTGGCGTTGCACCTCTTCACAGTACGTCTCGACAAAGTAGTTATTCTCCCAGGCCTGGGGATCCGCGGCAAGATCCGCCAGATTCTGGATCGGGCTGGCGGCGATGCCCAGCGCGTTCCAGCGCTCCATCCACTCCGCGGCGCTGCGGCGCTTGATGACCTTGGCGAGACCCGAGATCAGCCGCTTGGCGTTGCGGTGACGTTTCTCCACGCTGTCGAAGCGTGGATCGCTCGCGACCTCGGCTCCGTCGAGACTCCGGCACAGCCGTGACCAGCTTTCGTCGGTGTTCGGCAAGCAGAGGAACACCCACTTATCCTTCGCCCGATACACGTTGCGCAGCGGATTCTCGGCCGTCTTCCTCGATTGCTGTTTCGAGTACTTGTCGCTTCCCGTCGCGAGATAGGCTTGGAGCGTGGGGGCAGTGAGGAACAGCTGCGCGCCGTAGAGCGAGGCATCGAGCATCTGGCCTTTCCCCGTGCGGTTGCGGTGATAGAGGGCCAGCATGATCCCCAGCGCCGACATCAGCCCGCCGTAGGCGTCGCCCGAACCCATGCC
This genomic stretch from Candidatus Binatia bacterium harbors:
- a CDS encoding CoA transferase; the protein is MAGALEGIRVIDLTVWFQGPVAAQHLADFGAEVIKVERPQGGDQGRGVRSIKALPVGDWNQYFLVINRNKKSIALDLKKPAGREVMYRLVEKSDVFLSNMGIGLLESWGLGYEKLSAINPRLVYATNTGYGRFGAVSKPSFDMTVQALTGIMARLGEPDQPPIYLGMGSGDAYGGLMSALGIMLALYHRNRTGKGQMLDASLYGAQLFLTAPTLQAYLATGSDKYSKQQSRKTAENPLRNVYRAKDKWVFLCLPNTDESWSRLCRSLDGAEVASDPRFDSVEKRHRNAKRLISGLAKVIKRRSAAEWMERWNALGIAASPIQNLADLAADPQAWENNYFVETYCEEVQRQVKVRGLPIGLSKTPGVVNSLGPELGQDTEMILTETLDYSWEQVGELKEQGAIL